A DNA window from Limanda limanda chromosome 6, fLimLim1.1, whole genome shotgun sequence contains the following coding sequences:
- the tsr1 gene encoding pre-rRNA-processing protein TSR1 homolog produces the protein MSATEEKQQGHRAGGYKQKNKGHKHGKHRTKGEVDRENKGRVSVTALTKKQRKEQRKMDRRHKANQLRRNKKDMVLTEKRRLGSRDGPPHLVAVVSLHAGVDAGAVTKLLRGEGAGGLLHQEHCITGISDSFGMILPRFKQRFTFLSHSTADIHSLLDVVKIADSLLFVLDPTEGWDSYGEYCLSCLFAQGLPSHALVCQGVFDLPMKKKIDSRRALSKITEIRFPDTRLFALDSEQDGILLLRHLGTQRQRKLGYRSRRSHMLGQNITFTPNTPAEGTGGNTGLGTLCVSGYVRGRPLRVDRLVHICGHGDFQLSQIDAPQDPLPLIFTSRPVKLGKGGDINMLDTIEDEAPVRVLMKADPSSRESLQNEADVDPMDGEQTWPTETELLEAEEARKSKRVMKVPKGTSDYQATWIVDEDEEENGEIDEESSDDDDDDDDMLDEAMDGDDEEINSQDAGSCGSEEEEEEEEEEEVCPPERVGADQIYDEHLDETAEEEGLKRYREARANVHFPDEVDTPLQASAKNRFQRYRGLKSFRSSPWDPMENLPVDYSRIFQFKNFERTRHRILAEAAEVEEEGAMAGWYVTLHIVDVPLSVMESVQSGKPLVLVSLLPHEQKMSVMHVLVRRHPCNTEPIKSKEELVFHCGFRRFRASPIFSQHTTADKHKMERFLRPDAPTVVSVYAPITFSPAGVLLFRQHNDGIQDLVATGSLLSCDPRRVVLKRIVLSGHPFHINRRSAVVRYMFFNRDDIMWFKPVELRSKWGRRGHIKEALGTHGHMKCVFDNQLPSQDTVMMNLYKRVYPRWTYDPYVPSSLPWVKRETPVEEDDSDME, from the exons ATGTCTGCgactgaggaaaaacaacaaggcCACAGAGCCGGAGGTTACAAACAGAAGAACAAGGGACACAAACATGGCAAGCACCGGACGAAAGGGGAAGTGGATAGAGAAAATAAAG GAAGAGTGTCGGTGACAGCTCTTACcaagaaacagaggaaagagcagaggaagatggACAGAAGACACAAAGCCAACCAGCTACGGCGGAACAAGAAAGACAtg GTCCTGACAGAGAAGCGGCGTCTCGGCAGCAGGGACGGTCCTCCTCATCTGGTCGCTGTGGTGTCTCTTCACGCTGGTGTGGACGCCGGTGCTGTCACCAAACTGCTGCGTGGAGAGGGCGCCGGGGGTCTTCTTCATCAGGAGCACTGTATCACCGGCATCAGTGACAGTTTTGGAATGATTCTGCCCCGGTTTAAACAGAGGTTCACGTTTCTAAGTCACAGCACAG CTGACATCCACTCCCTGCTGGATGTGGTAAAGATTGCAGATAGTCTTCTCTTTGTTCTGGACCCCACTGAAGGATGGGACAGCTATGGAGAGTACTGCCTATCCTGCCTGTTTGCCCAGGGCCTCCCCAGCCATG CCTTGGTGTGTCAAGGTGTGTTCGATCTCCCCATGAAGAAAAAGATTGACTCGAGGAGAGCTTTGTCAAAGATCACAGAGATCCGTTTCCCCGACACCCGTCTCTTCGCTCTGGATTCAGAGCAGGATGGCATTTTGCTTCTCAGACACCTGGGCAcccagagacagaggaagctCGGTTACCGCTCCAGACGTTCACACATGTTGGGTCAGAATATCACATTCACACCCAACACCCCTGCTGAGGGTACAGGTGGAAACACCGGCCTGGGAACTCTCTGCGTCTCTGGGTATGTCCGTGGTCGTCCTCTACGGGTTGACAGGCTGGTGCACATCTGTGGACATGGAGACTTTCAGCTCAGTCAGATTGACGCACCACAAGACCCTCTTCCCCTCATCTTCACCTCCAGACCAGTGAAGCTGGGCAAGGGAGGAGACATAAACATGCTG GATACCATTGAAGACGAGGCTCCAGTGCGGGTGCTCATGAAAGccgacccctcctccagggagAGTCTTCAGAATGAGGCGGACGTGGATCCCATGGACGGAGAGCAGACGTGGCCGACGGAGACAGAGCTGCTGGAAGCTGAAG AGGCCAGGAAGAGCAAACGTGTAATGAAGGTTCCCAAAGGAACGTCGGACTACCAGGCCACGTGGATCGTTGacgaagatgaggaggagaatggagagatagatgaagaaagcagtgatgatgatgacgatgatgacgaCATGTTGGACGAGGCGATGGATGGCGATGATGAGGAGATAAACTCTCAG gaCGCTGGTTCATGtggttcagaggaggaggaagaagaggaagaggaggaggaagtgtgcCCCCCCGAACGAGTTGGAGCAGATCAGATCTACGATGAGCACTTGGACGagactgcagaagaagaaggccTGAAACGCTACCGGGAGGCTCGAGCCAATGTGCACTTTCCTGATGAGGTGGACACACCACTCCAGGCGTCAGCTAAAAACAG GTTTCAGCGCTACAGAGGCCTCAAAAGTTTCCGCTCCTCGCCCTGGGACCCCATGGAGAATCTGCCTGTCGATTACTCTCGCATCTTCCAGTTCAAGAACTTTGAACGCACTCGCCACCGCATTCTGGCTGAGGCTGCAGAAGTAGAGGAAGAGGGAgccatg GCAGGCTGGTATGTGACACTGCACATCGTTGACGTGCCTTTGTCTGTGATGGAGAGCGTGCAGTCAGGCAAACCTCTGGTGCTGGTGTCCCTCCTTCCCCATGAACAGAAG ATGTCCGTGATGCATGTCCTGGTGAGGAGACACCCTTGCAACACTGAGCCGATCAAATCCAAAGAGGAGCTGGTGTTCCACTGTGGATTTCGGAGGTTCAGGGCCTCTCCCATCTTCTCTCAGCACACCACAG CTGACAAGCACAAGATGGAGCGTTTCCTCAGGCCAGATGCCCCCACTGTGGTGTCAGTGTACGCCCCCATCACATTCTCCCCTGCAGGAGTCCTGCTGTTCAGACAGCACAATGATg GCATCCAGGACCTGGTGGCTACAGGCAGCCTGCTCAGCTGTGACCCTCGGCGTGTCGTGCTGAAGAGGATTGTGCTGAGCGGTCACCCGTTCCACATCAACCGGCGCTCGGCGGTCGTCCGCTACATGTTCTTCAACAGGG aTGACATCATGTGGTTTAAGCCGGTGGAGCTGCGATCCAAGTGGGGTCGGAGAGGTCACATCAAAGAGGCTTTAG gAACACACGGCCACATGAAGTGTGTATTTGATAATCAGCTGCCCTCTCAAGACACTGTGATGATGAATTTGTACAAGCGGGTGTATCCTCGCTGGACGTATGACCCCTACGTGCCCTCATCTTTACCctgggtgaagagagagacCCCTGTGGAGGAGGACGACTCGGACATGGAGTAG